From Rutidosis leptorrhynchoides isolate AG116_Rl617_1_P2 chromosome 3, CSIRO_AGI_Rlap_v1, whole genome shotgun sequence, a single genomic window includes:
- the LOC139898803 gene encoding purine permease 3-like gives MNNHQKPTITTTTAGTTAPITAKVSPTARKTLLILNCILLSIGNCGGPLIMRLYFIHGGNRVWLSSFLETGGWPFILIILIILYFYRQKTNDKTSFIYMRPRLFFAVAFIGILTGLDDYLYAYGVARLPISTSSLIIASQLGFTAFFAFLLVKQKFTPYSINAVVLLTVGAGVLALHTSGDRPNGESKREYMLGFVMTVGAAALYGFVLPLVELTYNKAKQGITYTLVLEIQMVMCLFATIFCTVGMIVNNDFKVIPREANDFGLGKTNYYTILCASALIWQCFFLGAIGVIFCASSLLSGIIIAVLLPVTEALAVLFYKEKFPAEKGVALVLSIWGFVSYFYGEWKFMKKLKVKTQSSQQTMELSQTDNSTV, from the exons ATGAACAATCATCAAAAACCCACCATCACCACAACCACGGCAGGCACCACCGCACCAATCACAGCAAAGGTCAGCCCAACAGCCAGAAAAACACTCCTAATCCTCAACTGCATCCTACTCTCAATCGGAAACTGCGGTGGCCCACTAATCATGCGCCTGTATTTCATCCACGGTGGCAACCGTGTCTGGCTATCGTCTTTCCTCGAAACCGGCGGTTGGCCATTCATCCTAATCATCCTCATAATCCTTTACTTTTACCGACAAAAAACAAACGACAAAACATCCTTCATTTACATGCGTCCACGTTTATTTTTCGCCGTCGCTTTCATCGGCATACTCACCGGTCTCGACGACTACCTTTACGCTTACGGAGTCGCGCGTCTCCCTATTTCCACGTCATCCTTAATTATCGCGTCACAGCTAGGGTTTACAGCGTTCTTCGCGTTCTTACTCGTGAAACAAAAGTTCACACCGTATTCGATAAACGCTGTAGTTTTACTGACGGTTGGGGCAGGCGTTTTGGCGTTACATACGAGCGGTGATCGACCTAATGGAGAGAGTAAAAGGGAGTATATGTTGGGGTTTGTTATGACGGTTGGAGCTGCTGCGTTGTACGGATTTGTGTTACCTTTGGTTGAATTAACGTATAATAAAGCGAAACAGGGGATTACATATACACTTGTGTTGGAGATTCAGATGGTTATGTGTTTATTTGCGACGATTTTTTGTACAGTCGGTATGATTGTTAACAACGACTTTAAG GTGATTCCACGGGAGGCAAATGATTTTGGACTAGGAAAAACAAACTATTACACCATATTGTGTGCAAGTGCATTAATTTGGCAATGTTTCTTCTTAGGAGCCATAGGAGTGATTTTTTGTGCATCGTCATTACTATCGGGTATTATAATTGCTGTTCTTCTTCCTGTAACAGAAGCATTAGCGGTTCTTTTCTATAAAGAGAAGTTTCCGGCCGAAAAAGGTGTTGCGCTAGTTCTTTCGATATGGGGATTTGTTTCTTACTTCTATGGAGAATGGAAATTCATGAAAAAATTGAAAGTTAAAACACAATCATCTCAACAAACAATGGAGTTATCTCAAACTGATAATTCAACGGTATAG